A stretch of DNA from Endozoicomonas sp. 8E:
CTGCACCGGACAGAGGGTTCAGGGCGCTGGCCATGGAAGCACCCCGCTGGTTATCAATGAAGAAACCCGCTGATTCCAGTGCCCAGAACGGGATGGTGATGCAAAACCCGATAATGGCCCCGATAAACGCTTCTTTCAGGACAAATCCGGCAGTGGCATAAATGGTGATGGTTTCATCGGGTTTGTGTTCTGCCAGCATAGGATGGAGAAACAGGACCATGCAGGCGCATACGCCATTTCTCATCATGGCACCCCCCAGCATGCGCTTGTGCAGGAAAGGGATCAGAGTGAAAAGGGCAACAATTCTGGGCGTGCCCATGGTAAATACATAAAACCACTCTTTTAGTTCATCTATTGGGATGACCATGGCGGATTATCCGGTTAGAGGTCCGGGATTTTGTTCATGATGGCCAGAGAGTAATGATAAATCTCAATGCCCAGCCATCGGGCAGTAGCAAAGATACTGATGATGACGGCAATCAGCTTGAAGGCGAAGGGCAGGGTTTGTTCCTGGATCTGAGTCAGGGCCTGAATCAAACTGATCAGCAGACCTACGCCAGCCGCAGCAATGATAGGCGGCATGGATAAAATCAGAGTCAGCATCAGCGCCTGGGCTGTGAGCTGGATGATGTCCGAATCTACCATGTTCTTTTCCTAGCCATAACTTAATACCAGTCCCTGAATTAAACGGGTCCAGCCGTCCAGCAAGACAAACAGAAGCAATTTGAAAGGCAAGCTGATGGTCATGGGCGAAACCATCATCATACCCATGGCCAGCAAGATGTTTGAGACGATCAGATCAATGACGATGAAGGGCAAATAGAGCAAAAAGCCAATCTGGAATGCCTTGGTCAATTCCGTGATACAAAAAGAGGGCAACAGCACAATCAAGTCATCGCCTGAGAGTTCCTGCTGGTATTTTTGTGGCCACAGAAGGCGTGCAGATTTCAGAAAGAAGTTGCGCTCATTTTCGTTGGTGTTGTCTTTGAGAAATTGCTTGTAAGGGGCGCTGGCGAGCCTGACAGACTCGATCCAGGACAGATCCTCAAAATTAATTTTTTCAGGCTCCAGCAACTCATAAGATTCATAGCCAATAGGTGCCATGATATAGAGTGTCAGGATAATGGCCAGGGCGTTCATGGCAATGTTAGGTGGAATCTGCTGAAGACCGGTAGCGTTTCTGAGAATGGAAAAAACCACCACCAATTTCAAAAAAGAAGTGCCCATGACTGCCATGAATGGAATCAGCGCCATCAGTGCCAGTGGCACCATCAAATAAAATGGGCTGGTTAAATTCAGAATGCCGCTTTCCATGGCGGGAACCTGCTCTAATCGGTGTACTGCTTAGGATTCAGTCTTACCCGTCAGCTCTGTGATCCGGGCTCCGAGTCGGCCTTCAATTTCTACCAGCTGACATCTACCAATGAGTTGGCCATTGGCTCTGATCCTGACCGGTGTTTCTATAGGGTTACTGAGCTGGAAAACATACCCTGGCGTCAGGCTTTGCAGTTCTGCGAATGTCAGTTGCTGTTCGCCCACTTCGAACATGAGCGTCACGGGCAGGTCATGAAGATCAACAGGGCCTGCAGGTGCCTGAGGAGCTTCACCTTCCGGCATTGGCTCTTCATACTCTGTGTACCCTTGGTCATAATGTTCTTCCATAGCCTGAAGCCTCTGTGAAATAGTGACCCGGGTATCCTCGAGAGTGCCCAAAAAAGCAACATTCTGTTTGATTCCTACAATCACCTCTGAGTCACTGACGTGTTTTTCCAGAAAAACAATGTCGCCTTCTTCTAGGTCATTGAGTTCACTGCGATTCAGTAAGGTGCTGCCTTTTTGCAAGGTTACCCATAAAGGTATATCGGGCAGCGGGGTGGATTGATGAGGCGGAATTGACTTCAACAGGTTCTCTATTACCTCGGAATACTCAATCTGTATACTTGAGCGGATGTTTTCGGCTTCAAGATCCACTGCAATCAAAGGAGCGTCTGTCGGCTCTGCAGGTTTGAGATGACTGAGCGTGACAGACTGACCTAGCATCTGGCCCAGAAAATTAAACAGGGGGGTCAGGCTGCTGGCAATAGCGGCGTCACGAAGGCTTTCGGGCAGTTTTTTAATGACTTGATGGTCGAGTTTTTTGGGTAGAAGAAAATCCAGAACCTGCCGGCCAAGGTAGAGTTTGCCGGGGTAGCCCGCCAGTTCTATATCGGCCTGCCAACTCGATGTCTGGTGATCAAGACCGGCAAGGGAGACAGTGAATGCGACACCGTTCAGTTCAATCTGGTAGCGGTTTTTACGATGACACAGGAGCTGCCCCAACTGAAGCTCGGTCGCTGATATTGATTCAAACTTCAGTGGTATTGCTTCCATCCGTCTTTATCCGTTCTCTTAAGAGTCACTAGGAATCATTGTCTTCCTGCTCTTCTTCACCCACATACTCCTGCTGGGAGCGACCGTCATTCTGTTCGTTGCCATCGCCAGACAGGTTGATGTTGACCTGAACTTTTTCGCCCAGCTTTTCCAGGTTCTTCATCAAGCTCGCTTCGTTGGCTACCAGAAAGTTGTGGGAATCTGCTGAGGAGGTATTCATGGTGACCTGCAGTTCACCAGACACTCTCTGAATGCGGATTTCGGTGCCCGGCAGAATGTTGTCTTTCAGAGTAATTCGAACTTCGGCACCCTGGATAGCGTCTTTTGAAGACACCATGATTTTATCAACCAGCTTGTTGATGACTTCATTGATCTCTTTGGGGCCACTGACGGCCTGAATGCTTTTCAATTGAGTTTCTGAGGCCTGCTGAGTTTCCCGGACCTGACCGACTACATGGTCACTGCCGTCAAGCATAGACTTCATGGCACCTTCTTCCTGGCCTTTCTGACCTTCACGACCATTGCCCTGATCTTTAAACTTGCCTTCCAGAGCTTCCTTGGCACTTTTTCTGCGCTCTGCCATCAGGCTTTCAAGGCTTTGACCGTCTTTGGATTCCCCCTTGGCGCTTTTCGGGTCTTCCTTCTTTTTCATCTTTTTGGAAAAGTCAGAAGCCTGATCCTCTGAAACCTTCTGGCTCTGATTCTGGGTAGGCTGATTGTTGTTCTGCTGAACATTCTGATTAGCGTTGGTGGGCTGCATGATTGGCCTCCTTGCAAGCTGTAGACCCTAGAATTTCGGGCGAACAGTAAATTCTTCCATTTCCAGGTCTTCGAGGCGGGCGGCTTCTTTTGCGGCTTCCTCGTCCTGAGCTTTGGTAAACTCTTCAAACTTTTCCACAGCCTGCATGGCTTTCATTTGAACTTCACGGGCCTGCTCTAGCTGCTCTTTGGCCTTCTCGACATTCTGTCTGGCTTCGTTGATGGCTTGTTCCAGCAGTACATCCTTTTCGCGCATCTGGGCTACATTGGCTTTCAGCTGGTCCAGTTCGTTCTGCTTCACCTCGGTATTGATAATGTTATCGTAGAGCCTCTGTTCTTCTTTACAGCGCCAGTCAATGTACTCTTCCAGCTCCTGCTCTTTGTTTTTGACTTCCAGCTGAGCCTGCTCCAGACGGTATTCACATTTACGCACTTCGTCCTGAGCAGACTTTTCACGAATCTGCTTGACCTTGAGAAGTTCGTGCAGCATTCGGATCAGACTCCAACGACGTGACGCAGCTGCTGGATGGTAGTGTCATAGTCATTGAATTCGTCGGTGCGCTGTTTCAGAAAGGTTCGTATGGCGTCTATTTTCCGCAAGGCTTCATCAGCCACTGCATCTGAACCTGGTTTGTACTCACCGACCTTAACCAGCAGTTCAATCTCGTCAAACTTGGCCAGAAGTTCCCTGAGTTTGCCCGCAGCGGCTTTGTGCTCTTCCGGGGTAATGGCATTCATGACACGGCTGGCGCTGGATAGAACATCAATAGCAGGGTAGTGGTTAGCGGCAGCCAACTTTCTGGAAAGGATAATATGACCGTCCAGAATGGATCGGGTTTCATCCGCTACCGGTTCAGTCATGTCATCACCTTCTACCAGTACTGTATAGAGCGCCGTGATTGAGCCAGTATCTGACATACCGGCACGTTCCATTAACTTGGGAAGCGTGGCAAAGACCGAAGGTGGAAAACCTCGACGGGTAGGTGGCTCACCGGCTGCCAGCCCAATTTCACGCTGGGCACGGGCAAAACGGGTGACGGAATCCATCAGCAGCAGGACTTTTTTGCCTTTGTCTCTGAAATACTCTGCAACAGCCGTGGCGGTGTAGGCAGCCTTGGCTCTTTCCATGGAAGATTTATCGGAAGTGGCAACGATGATAACGGACTTCTTGACGCCTTCCGGGCCGAGATCATGCTCGATAAATTCCCTGAGTTCCCGTCCCCTTTCACCGATCAGCGCAAGTACGGTGACATCAACCTCAGCGCCTTTCACCAGCATAGAAAGCAGCGTACTCTTACCGCCACCAGCGGCTGCGAAGATACCCATACGCTGTCCTTCTCCGCAGGTCAGGACGCCATCCAGAACTCTCAAGCCCAGAGGTAAGGGTTTATCAATGATCTGGCGGGTCATCGGGTCAGGGCTGTCGGCATAAACCGGATACCAGGTTTCAGGTTCCACCCCTTCGAAGGCTGCCGGATTCAGAGGGTTTCCCATACCATCAAGCACGTGGCCCAGAAGATGAGAGCCAACGCCCACATGGTGAACCTTACCTGTGGGAATTACTTCTGTCGTGGAAGAGATTCCCATGATTTCACCCATGGGGGAGAGTACCGTTTCGTGACCCTGAAAGCCTACCACCTCGGCATAGCTGGTTTTGTCATCGTTTGGCGTCACCAGCTCACACAACTCGCCAATCTTGACACCGGGAACCGCCGCTTTGATGATCATGCCCTGTACTTCGGTAACACGGCCACGAATATCTAATAGCCGACTGCTTTCAACCGCATTTTGAAGCGCTGAAGTGAGGTAGTTAAGTGCTTCGGCCACGATCCCTGTCTCCTCTGCCAGTCGTTGCTTTTGTCGCTCTATAGGGTTTGATCAGCTAGCAGCCTGTCGGACTTAAGACTGTCCTACACGGCAACTGCTCCTGCGTTGCTCTAGCTCCTGCATCCATGCAGTCGTGCGGTTGCGATAAATTGGTCTAAAAATTCCTGCTCCCTCGTCAAATAGCTCGCTATTCTCCTCGGAATCAGAAATTTTTATCCTCAATTTCTCGCAATCCTCGCTACGGACGCTCAAGTCCGACAGGCTGCTAGAAAGCAAAAGAGGGCTGAATAAGCCCTCTTTTTTGATGTGTTGATCAAGAGTCAGACCATCATGCCCATGTCTCCGGGTCCGCCAGGAGCGGTGGGAGGAGGCTTTGGTCCACTATCTTTAGGTGGGGCAGTCCCATCGCTTTCCGTATTATTCACTTCGGAGATCACCCACTCGAGTGTGTTGACGAACTTCTCCAGAGTGGATTCAAAGTTACCGTAGTCTGATGAAGCCTGCATAGAGCGAATCAGCAGAATTTCAGACTTGTCATGATTCAGGGCGTGGAAGGCACCCTGCATACTGTGATGCTGAAGGTTCAGTGACAGAAGCTTTTCATACAGGCTGGTTTTGGCGTCGTCGTGAGCGTCCATGGGTTTTACTGAGGAAACGAATACCAGAGCCTCGTCTTCTTCCAGATATTCCATGTTTACGATCAGGGTGTCATCAAAACAGAGACCACAGGCATCGTGTTCATTCAAGCTGAGCTCACCCAGACCGATGCTCTCTGCAAAATGCTGTATATTCTCTTCTACATTTTGCTTGTAACTCATTCGAACAGACCCTCCAATGGTTTTTAGTCAGAAACTGAAATAACGATAAGTAACTTTCAGTATATATCGCTCTTTTGTCTTGCGTTGGAGAATTCCTGATTACCCGCTCCGGGGAACTCCAAAACCTGATTAGAGTCTTTATCGGTCAAAGTGACGAACGTCTGTATACTTGTTTCAACTTTTTTTATTGTGAGTTGAACATTCAGCTTACGGCGGTCCAATTCCCTGAGTAGTGAGATTCTTTTTTTGGCAGATCAAAACAGTACCGATAGCCTCTGGATGCGCGAGGCCCTGAAGGAAGCAGAAAAAGCCCGGGAAAAAGACGAAGTTCCGGTCGGGGCCGTTGTGGTCAGGGGGGGCGAAATCATAGGTCGGGGGTATAACCAGCCCATCAGTGGCTGCAATCCGGTGGCCCATGCCGAGGTGCTCGCCCTGCAGGAAGCGGCTGCCACTCTCAACAACTACCGGTTGGTGGATTGTGAACTCTACGTGACTCTTGAGCCTTGCACCATGTGTGCCGGAGCAATTATCCACAGTCGGGTAAAAAGAGTAATCTTTGGTGCTCTGGAGCCCAAGGCAGGGGCTCTGGTCAGTCAGAACCGGACTTTAGAGCAGCCCTATATGAACTATCGGGTGGAAATGACTCCCGGAGTCCTTGAGGAGGAATGCAGCGAAATCATTTCCTCTTTTTTCAGAGCCCGACGTGAGGCCAAGAAAGCAGAGAAGAGGCGTTTGAAGTTGTGCTGAGATGATGATTTCGGATTTTTTGAAACGGTAGCATGGTGCACATGCTACCGGGTTGGTGCATATCGAAGCGTATACTTATTAGCAGGCTTTGAAGTTAGCTCACCAGTTTGAATTTTCTGAAATATTCAAAGTCTTTCCTCAAATCATCGTAGTTTTTATTCTTGACTACAATGCTGCCCGCAATATTTTTCAGACTATTTAAGCCGGTAAAACTATCCCCCACAGAACAATGCATTTCAAGGTCAAACTCTGAGCGGATAGCCACTTCATGTATTTGTTTGATTTCACCTTCAATAGTCGGGAATATCCCTGCAAAATGATGGTATTCAGAAGCAGGACAAATTTTTTCTACCGGTTTTCCCTGTTCAATATTAATAGCCTCTTCAATCATATTGACTCCGAACTGCTTTTCATACAGAGGCACAACAATTGCGCCTGGAGTCCGACAGGCGGCTTCGAGAAAAACCATCTCTCCCTGATCAGAAATAAATATTTCAATGTGAGAAGGGCCGTTTTCCAGCTCCAGGGATCTGACAATCTGACTGGCGAATGCTTTCAGGTTTTTTGATACTTCGCTATCACTTTGCAGGACCAATGACAGGCAGGGTTTTCCTGACAGGAAGTCAAGGTTCGGAAAGGTGTATTCGCAAGCAACACTAAAGACTATATCCCCATTCTGAACCAGAAGATCGACATGGTAAAGGTTGCCATTTATGTACTCTTCGAAAGCATAATTATCAGCTAATGTTATGTCCTTTACGGCTTCAGAAAAATCTGTCTCGCATTTGATTATATGTACTCCAAAAGATCCTGCGGCGTCCCTTGGCTTCATTACGAAAGGCAGGCCTACCTGTTCAGCAATTTCTTGATATGATTGACCTTCAAAGTTGTTAAAGTGCGGGACTCGTATTTTACTTTGAGCGGCTTTTTTCTTCATTAAAGTTTTATCTCTAAATACTGCAACTTCAGAAAAGCTCATTCCTTCAATACTTAATAACGCTCTCAGCTTTGCAGCCGTATACATATAATCTTCAGATGTAGAAAAAACTTTTAGATTTACAGTGTCAATATTGTTTTCTTTGATCTGCTTTTCGATATCATTAAAAGTTTCAAATTTAATTACTTTAAAGCAGTTATTAATAACATGCTGGCTCAGGGTCTCATTTTCCCCGCTTTTGACACAAACTATAATTTTATTGTGCATATAAAATTTGGGTGAAATCGCATTGTGTCTGATTGCCGAGTTGATACTAACTATGATTGTACTCACCAGTGAATCCTTTTGTTTTATATAAAATTAAAAGAATGAAAGACGAGGCAATGCCCATAAGTAAAGTGAAATCCCAAAGATAGGCATAACCAAGCAGTATAAATAACCCACCAATAGCCGGGCCTGCAAAATCAGACAAAGAAAAGAGAGACTGGTACATTGATATAGTTTTACCATTTGAAACAGTAGAATATTGCATGACCAGTTTTAGAGCGGGAACAAATAGAACTATCTCTCCTAAAGTCCAAATAAAAACAGATGCAAAGAGCCCAGCATGGCTATTTATATATTGGACTATATAAATACCGCTACTTATTAATAAAGTTCCGATAATTACTCTGAAATGAAGGTTTATTTTTTCTATGAACTTTGTGACAGGCATTTGTAATGTGACGATTAAAAAGCCACTGAAAGAAAAAATATAGCCAGTTATTTCAATGCTGAATTGCTTGATATCTTTCAGGTAGAGTGTATAAAAAACAGGGATATAGCTAAAGCAAATCAGAGCAATGAAAATGGCTATTAAACTAAAGGCAAAGGGTATATTACTGTTTAGATTGATAGTTTCAGTATTATCTTTTTTTCTTGAATGAGTAGCCTCTTTGAACTGAATGCTGATTATAGATAATGTGAACAAAACTCCAAATCCAATAATGTAGATGATGAAGTTGTTCTCATCTTTCGATAATAATACGCCTACTATGGCACTCCCCAGTGATACACAAAGATTTATGATAAGTCTTCGCATTGATAGATATTTTTCAAGGTTCTGTTCGAGAGATCGTGTAACAATGAATGCTAAAAATATAGAGCGAATACCAGAGAGTCCAACACCGATGAAAAAAAGAGCCAGCCCTTTTAGAATAACGTTCTCCTGACTTAAAAGAACAGGAGCTAGTATCCATACAGGTGAGATAATCAAGGAAAGATATTTAGGGTTGTAATGGTCACTTAAAATTCCTCCAAAGATTCCCCCAACCAGTCCACCAATCCCTATAAGAGAAACTAAGGTAGCTATTATTGTATAACTTATACCAGACTCTGACAGGTAAACAGATAATAATGAAGTAGCACCCTGAATAAAGGATACCGCTGCAATTGGAATGAAAACTCTTTTATTAATCATTATAAAAAATGAACTCAAAATATGACTGCTCAAAATTCGCAGGGAAAATTTAAACCGATTAACCACAGATTATTTATGATAGGACGATGTCTACGGTATGTTGGCATTTACCTGCGAAAAATGAGTAGTTGAATTGTTATCTTAATGTTCTCATGGAGAGATCTTTAGAAAGCAGTTTGCTTTCAATGATTGGCATATTATCTTCATGGCAAACTTCGAGATGGAATCGAGTGGGGCCTTTATAGTTAAAGTGCTTTCTGGGTATCTCCAGATTATCAGCTCTCTCTTTGTCATATCTGGAGTTAGAACATACAAAGCGCATAACAAATGCCGCACGGGAATCAATTGGACCATCTGAAAGAAATACACTGCGATGAATAACATTTTTGTCGAAAATAAGTGCGTCACCAAGTTCAAAGTCATCTTGTTCAGCAGATTTGTCAAGGATGTTTTTCATTGCTGGATTATTTAAAGGACCGTCTCTCAGATGAACGAATTCTTCAATAGAAATTTGTTCGCTCTTGTTGATTTTATCTGTTACTAAGTCAAATACTGTTGGGTCAATATCTTTATAAAGAAACTCACCAGAGACTTTATCTTTGGGCACATAAGCCATGCCGCCTTGTTGCCGGGTGTTATCAATTTTGACTAGAGGTGTCCATATTGTACAGCCAAAGTCCTCTGCGCGTTGGTAGCCAAAGCTTTGTGTTCCTATATGCCATGGAAAGCCCTTGCTTTCATTTTTTGCAAGCTCGAAACCAAGACTCTGGGTGTATAAAAGTGTCCTGTTTGTCAGCTTTTTCATCATATCTTTGAAATCTTTCGAGAGCATTAGCTGGCTAAGGACAGGGTCTTCATTGAACAGATCAAAAGCGATGCCGGTGTTTTTCAAGATAGTTGTCCCGATAACCAAGTTTTATGCTGCTATTTTGATACAGTCAGCAGCCCCTGATTCCCGTTCCGGGTTTAACGCAACAGAACCAACTGGTTCCCAGTTTCTGCACTTGCCAGACCAACGCAACGGATTTTTCTCACGTGCTTTCTTGTACACCCGTTTTCGCTGCTCCAGTATCGCTTTGTCACGTCCATCATGACGCTGTTCTGGTGTCACAAAGCGAATAGAGCTATGGCGGTGCTCTTGGTTGTAAAACCTGACAAACGACAGCATCCAATTTCTGCTTTCTTCCAGTGTCAGAAAACCTTGGGACGGCCATTGCGGACAGTACTTCAATGTCTTAAACACGGACTCTGCAAAAGCGTTATCATTACTCACTCTTGGTCGGCTATGCGACGGTATGATGCCAAGGTATGCCAGTTTTGATTGGAATGTATGCGACGTCATTGGTGCTCCGTTGTCAGAGTGCAGAACCATCGGCTTGTTAACACATCGCTCAGCGACTACAGCCCTGTTAATCAAGCTACTAGCCAGTTCCCCTGACTCTTTGTCGTGTACTTCCCACGCAACAATTTTACGGCTGTATATATCCAGGATGAGGTATAGATACCAAAACTGACCGCGCACCTTCGACGGAAAGTAGCTAATGTCCCAACACCACACTTGGTTAGGGCCAGAAGCTACATACGTGGTCGGCTTACTGCTTTTTGATCGCCTCTTTGATCGTCCTCTATGATGATGCTGGTCATGTTTTTTTAGTACCCGGTAGAAGCTCGATTCTGAAGCAATATATTCACCCTTATCTGCCAGCATCGGCACAATTTGCGAGGGTGGCAAGCTGGCATTTTCTGGCTTATTGCACACTGTTAGAATACGCTGCTCCTCCTCTTCTGTCAGCTTATTAGACGGTGATAATCGTAAGGCTCCAGGCCGTTTGTCAGGAATTACCTGGCCCGTGTTGTCACGCCATCGATTCAATGTTTTTAAAGACACCAGTAGTTGTTCTGCAGCCTTCCAGCGGGGCGCCCCGTTTGCTGTGGCCTCATCAAACCATGTCAGCAATTTCAGGCGTTCATCAAGGGGAGTCAGTTGTCCTCGTTGTCTATCCCGTAGAAGGCATCGAGCTTTTTTGACAGTACCAAAAGAGCAGCAGTTTCGGCTAACGCCTTATCTTTACGGCGAAGCTCGCTCTCAAGTTTCAGAATACGCTTTCGATCCTGTTGAGCTTGTTTTTTCTCTTGTCTGGCCTGTTGTCCAGACTGTTCTGCACCAGAAATACAGGCTTGCTTCCACTCGTGCACCTGTTCTGGGTAAAGCCCTTTTTTACGGCAATACTCACTCAGCTCTGCTTCAGAAAGTGCAGCAGTTTCAACGACTACGGCAAAGCGGGCTTCAGCAGACCACTGCTCTGAATTATGTTCATTCCCTGGCACGGGCAACCCTTTATCTCTTAACTGTCTGCGCCAATTGTACAGGGTCTGCTCACTAATGCCCTCTTCTTTGGCGACGTCAGGAACAGAGCGATTAACGGGTGGCAAAAGCTTTTTCAATACAGCAGCTTTACGTTCTTCAGAATAACGAGGCACGATAACCTGTCTACCGCCCACTGTTTTATTAGTTGGTTAATTATTAACCGGGACAACAATCCTGACACAGTGGGATGCGGTTAAAGCCTGATTGGTATTTATCAGAGGGTTTTGCGATATCATCATCAATCTTTCTTTTTATATATTGGATAAACTCTTCTGAAAAAACGTTTTTAAGCAATAAAAATCCTTTTCTCTGAAAAGATTCTACTTGCTTATCTGATAGGTCAGCACTATTG
This window harbors:
- the sctS gene encoding type III secretion system export apparatus subunit SctS, coding for MVDSDIIQLTAQALMLTLILSMPPIIAAAGVGLLISLIQALTQIQEQTLPFAFKLIAVIISIFATARWLGIEIYHYSLAIMNKIPDL
- the sctR gene encoding type III secretion system export apparatus subunit SctR, translated to MESGILNLTSPFYLMVPLALMALIPFMAVMGTSFLKLVVVFSILRNATGLQQIPPNIAMNALAIILTLYIMAPIGYESYELLEPEKINFEDLSWIESVRLASAPYKQFLKDNTNENERNFFLKSARLLWPQKYQQELSGDDLIVLLPSFCITELTKAFQIGFLLYLPFIVIDLIVSNILLAMGMMMVSPMTISLPFKLLLFVLLDGWTRLIQGLVLSYG
- the sctQ gene encoding type III secretion system cytoplasmic ring protein SctQ, with protein sequence MEAIPLKFESISATELQLGQLLCHRKNRYQIELNGVAFTVSLAGLDHQTSSWQADIELAGYPGKLYLGRQVLDFLLPKKLDHQVIKKLPESLRDAAIASSLTPLFNFLGQMLGQSVTLSHLKPAEPTDAPLIAVDLEAENIRSSIQIEYSEVIENLLKSIPPHQSTPLPDIPLWVTLQKGSTLLNRSELNDLEEGDIVFLEKHVSDSEVIVGIKQNVAFLGTLEDTRVTISQRLQAMEEHYDQGYTEYEEPMPEGEAPQAPAGPVDLHDLPVTLMFEVGEQQLTFAELQSLTPGYVFQLSNPIETPVRIRANGQLIGRCQLVEIEGRLGARITELTGKTES
- a CDS encoding type III secretion HpaP family protein; this translates as MQPTNANQNVQQNNNQPTQNQSQKVSEDQASDFSKKMKKKEDPKSAKGESKDGQSLESLMAERRKSAKEALEGKFKDQGNGREGQKGQEEGAMKSMLDGSDHVVGQVRETQQASETQLKSIQAVSGPKEINEVINKLVDKIMVSSKDAIQGAEVRITLKDNILPGTEIRIQRVSGELQVTMNTSSADSHNFLVANEASLMKNLEKLGEKVQVNINLSGDGNEQNDGRSQQEYVGEEEQEDNDS
- the sctO gene encoding type III secretion system stalk subunit SctO — protein: MLHELLKVKQIREKSAQDEVRKCEYRLEQAQLEVKNKEQELEEYIDWRCKEEQRLYDNIINTEVKQNELDQLKANVAQMREKDVLLEQAINEARQNVEKAKEQLEQAREVQMKAMQAVEKFEEFTKAQDEEAAKEAARLEDLEMEEFTVRPKF
- the sctN gene encoding type III secretion system ATPase SctN is translated as MAEALNYLTSALQNAVESSRLLDIRGRVTEVQGMIIKAAVPGVKIGELCELVTPNDDKTSYAEVVGFQGHETVLSPMGEIMGISSTTEVIPTGKVHHVGVGSHLLGHVLDGMGNPLNPAAFEGVEPETWYPVYADSPDPMTRQIIDKPLPLGLRVLDGVLTCGEGQRMGIFAAAGGGKSTLLSMLVKGAEVDVTVLALIGERGRELREFIEHDLGPEGVKKSVIIVATSDKSSMERAKAAYTATAVAEYFRDKGKKVLLLMDSVTRFARAQREIGLAAGEPPTRRGFPPSVFATLPKLMERAGMSDTGSITALYTVLVEGDDMTEPVADETRSILDGHIILSRKLAAANHYPAIDVLSSASRVMNAITPEEHKAAAGKLRELLAKFDEIELLVKVGEYKPGSDAVADEALRKIDAIRTFLKQRTDEFNDYDTTIQQLRHVVGV
- a CDS encoding type III secretion system chaperone; the protein is MSYKQNVEENIQHFAESIGLGELSLNEHDACGLCFDDTLIVNMEYLEEDEALVFVSSVKPMDAHDDAKTSLYEKLLSLNLQHHSMQGAFHALNHDKSEILLIRSMQASSDYGNFESTLEKFVNTLEWVISEVNNTESDGTAPPKDSGPKPPPTAPGGPGDMGMMV
- the tadA gene encoding tRNA adenosine(34) deaminase TadA, with translation MADQNSTDSLWMREALKEAEKAREKDEVPVGAVVVRGGEIIGRGYNQPISGCNPVAHAEVLALQEAAATLNNYRLVDCELYVTLEPCTMCAGAIIHSRVKRVIFGALEPKAGALVSQNRTLEQPYMNYRVEMTPGVLEEECSEIISSFFRARREAKKAEKRRLKLC
- a CDS encoding acetyl-CoA carboxylase biotin carboxylase subunit family protein, encoding MSTIIVSINSAIRHNAISPKFYMHNKIIVCVKSGENETLSQHVINNCFKVIKFETFNDIEKQIKENNIDTVNLKVFSTSEDYMYTAAKLRALLSIEGMSFSEVAVFRDKTLMKKKAAQSKIRVPHFNNFEGQSYQEIAEQVGLPFVMKPRDAAGSFGVHIIKCETDFSEAVKDITLADNYAFEEYINGNLYHVDLLVQNGDIVFSVACEYTFPNLDFLSGKPCLSLVLQSDSEVSKNLKAFASQIVRSLELENGPSHIEIFISDQGEMVFLEAACRTPGAIVVPLYEKQFGVNMIEEAINIEQGKPVEKICPASEYHHFAGIFPTIEGEIKQIHEVAIRSEFDLEMHCSVGDSFTGLNSLKNIAGSIVVKNKNYDDLRKDFEYFRKFKLVS
- a CDS encoding MFS transporter, translated to MSSFFIMINKRVFIPIAAVSFIQGATSLLSVYLSESGISYTIIATLVSLIGIGGLVGGIFGGILSDHYNPKYLSLIISPVWILAPVLLSQENVILKGLALFFIGVGLSGIRSIFLAFIVTRSLEQNLEKYLSMRRLIINLCVSLGSAIVGVLLSKDENNFIIYIIGFGVLFTLSIISIQFKEATHSRKKDNTETINLNSNIPFAFSLIAIFIALICFSYIPVFYTLYLKDIKQFSIEITGYIFSFSGFLIVTLQMPVTKFIEKINLHFRVIIGTLLISSGIYIVQYINSHAGLFASVFIWTLGEIVLFVPALKLVMQYSTVSNGKTISMYQSLFSLSDFAGPAIGGLFILLGYAYLWDFTLLMGIASSFILLILYKTKGFTGEYNHS
- a CDS encoding IS3 family transposase (programmed frameshift); translated protein: MPRYSEERKAAVLKKLLPPVNRSVPDVAKEEGISEQTLYNWRRQLRDKGLPVPGNEHNSEQWSAEARFAVVVETAALSEAELSEYCRKKGLYPEQVHEWKQACISGAEQSGQQARQEKKQAQQDRKRILKLESELRRKDKALAETAALLVLFKKARCLLRDRQRGQLTPLDERLKLLTWFDEATANGAPRWKAAEQLLVSLKTLNRWRDNTGQVIPDKRPGALRLSPSNKLTEEEEQRILTVCNKPENASLPPSQIVPMLADKGEYIASESSFYRVLKKHDQHHHRGRSKRRSKSSKPTTYVASGPNQVWCWDISYFPSKVRGQFWYLYLILDIYSRKIVAWEVHDKESGELASSLINRAVVAERCVNKPMVLHSDNGAPMTSHTFQSKLAYLGIIPSHSRPRVSNDNAFAESVFKTLKYCPQWPSQGFLTLEESRNWMLSFVRFYNQEHRHSSIRFVTPEQRHDGRDKAILEQRKRVYKKAREKNPLRWSGKCRNWEPVGSVALNPERESGAADCIKIAA